A window of Pseudoalteromonas sp. MEBiC 03607 genomic DNA:
GTGAATTATGGCGATCAGTGATATCAATTTGCAGGTTAAAACTGAGCAAGGTACTGGTTTTTCTAGCAAAGAGACGGAGTCTTACGATACAGCTTCAGGGTTGCGCTTTTTAACGTCATTAACAGAAGCAAGTGAAGCGGCAAATGCCCAAACAACCTCTCAATCTAAAAATGACAACGAGTATTCTCGTCTTGAAAAAAGTGAACAAGAGTCTGAAGAGCTGACTGTCGATACAGACTATGACCACGAATCAGCCACAGCAGATGTAAGCGATAGCAAAAAGAATACGAGTGAGACTGTAACAAAAGAGCAAGATGAGTCACAAACAGACTCAAGCCTAAATGAAGAAAACTCATTACTTTCGCAAATTAATGCAGCCCAAGCGATGAGTACACGGGTTAATAAACTTATTGAAGATAATGAGTTAGGCGATGATGTAACTGCTAAAAAGCCAGTCTCTGGTGATTCTGTTACCCCAATAATTCCATCACCAATGAACTCTATGTCTGATGCTGATAAGTCTGCTGGCAATTCTGATATCAACAATACTGCTGCGAGCGTATTACATAAATCAAAAGTTGCGACAGCTGTCGATAATCAGTTAAAAGCTGGTACTGAAATAGCGCAGAAAGATGCAAAAACGTCTGATAGTGATAGCCCATTAATCGATAAAAAACTAACTGTTTCTGCAGCTGATACGCCAAATACAGTGCCGCAACAGTCCGAATCAGCTAAAGAGACAAAAGCAAACCTCTCGGAAAAAAATAGCCTTAATAGTCTGTTAAAGGCTACGGGAGAGGCTGATGCTCAAAAACCAACATCAGCACAGCTCGCCGCTCAAAATAACCAAGCTAGTGTCGCCAGTTCTGTGGTTGCAGAAGTCACTAATGCCAAAACTGTTTCCTCTACTGAGCAAAACCTTGATTCACCTAAAGTTAACCAAGGGATAGAAAATTCTGTAACAGATAAATCAATTATCAGTTTGTTTGCTAAGGTGCAAAGCGGTGATGGTAAAGCTGTTAGTGAATTTGCAAAAGGTTTATCACTTACCCACGAGCAGCAACAACAGCTTGAACAACAAATTAATCAGTTAAAGACAGATCACAAGTTAGACTCAAAAGACGCTGAAACTATTAAAAACTTGCTTACAGAATTGATGAACAAAACTACGCCGTTGCAAGTCACGCAAAATCAAGCCTCACAATTAACGGCTGATGAGTCGCAAATACAGCAAGATGTTAAGTTATCTGAGCAAAAAACAAGTGACTTTAAATTGCCTGTAGGTGTTGAAAAGCAACTGGCTGCATTGACAAAAGATGAGCAACAAGCGCTGTTGAACAAGGTTAATGCACAACTACAAACAGTCACAGCTGGTACTAGCCAATTTGAAAAGCTAACAGCAGCTAAGGCTTGGCTTTCAGAGGCTGTTAACACTACCGAGAAAACAAATCTAACTACGCCAGTTACTACAGCCAATGCAAGCGCGGTAGAAAATAGTAATACAACACCTACGCGAGCTGAAAAGTTAGCCCTTGCGGTAGGTAACGTAAATAATTCTGAAGAGTCATCAGCTGAGCGAGATATTAAGCTTAATGCTGAACGTTCGCAGGAGGTTAGTACCCCGCGAGTTACTCAGTTATTAAATCAGTTAACGTCGCCTGTGGCGACGTCGATTCAGCCAACTGCACATGATATTGCTCAGCATCATCATGAAAATGCAATAGATGCGCATATTATGCAGACGCAAACAACTCAGCAAGCGCAGAGCAAATCGGTGAGTGTAGATCCTGGGGTTATGCAAGCGATTAATATCATTAAAAGTGATGCCGCGAAAATGCTTCAGGAACGAGTCAGTGCTTTGTTAAATATTAATAATAAAGAAGCTGAAATCCGTCTTGATCCGCCTGAAATGGGCAGTATGCAAATACGTATCCGCAGTGACGCAGAGCAGGCACAAATAAACTTTGTAGTACAAAACCAGCAAGCTAAAGAAGCGCTTGAACAATCTATGCCCCGACTACGCGAAATGCTTGCTCAGCAGGGAATAGAGCTAGGTGAAAGTAGTATTCAGCAGGGTAGCCCTGAGCAGCAGCAGGATGGAGAGCCTGGTCAAGGCCAGTTAGCTGGTAATCAGCACAATGAAGAGCAGCAACAAGAGGTAACAGCACAAAGTGCAGAAACTTCTCGACAACAATCTTCATCATCAATAGATTACTATGCATAAGTCCTGCTATTATAAGAAATAAAATAGTTACAATGAGTATATTTCCTAACTGTTGTAACGCTTAAGGAAGTGACAATGGCCGAAGAAGCAAATTTAGAAATAGAAGATACAGGTAAAGGTAAAAAGAAGCTCATAATTATCATTGCTGCGGTCGTTGTGATAGTGGCTGCTGCAGCAGGCTACTTTTTATTTATGGGTGGTGAAGAACCAGTAGAAAGTCTTGCCGACGAAACAACGGCAGCAGAAGCCGCGGCACCTTCAAGTTCTGCTGAAATTGGCTCTGCTTTGTATGTTGCTATGCCTCGTCCTTTTGTTTTCAATGTACCGGGCGCTAGTCGTGACCGTATTGTGCAAATTAAAGTGCAGCTACTTGTTCGCGGTGAAGTGAACGAAGAAACTGCCAAAAAGCATATTCCACTCATTGAAAGTACCTTATTAAGCGTACTGTCAACAACGACAGCGGATGAGCTAGGTACCAGTGAAGGTAAAGAGTCTGTTCGTGTTGCAGCACTTGAAAAAGTGCAATCTGCTTTAAATGATGTGGAAGGCAGCAAAGTGATCGAGCGGGTACTGTTTACCGGCTTTGTGATGCAATAAGGGGTCAGCGTGAGCGATTTATTATCTCAAGACGAAATTGATGCGCTCTTACATGGTGTTGATGAAGTCGATGAGGAAGATATTCACGAAGGTGATGACTTAGACAGTAATACACTGCAATATGATTTTTCTTCACAAGATCGTATCGTACGTGGTCGAATGCCGACGCTGGAAATCGTGAATGAACGTTTTGCGCGTCACATGCGTATTAGCTTATTCAATATGATGCGCCGCACCGCTGAAGTCTCGATTAACGGCGTACAAATGATCAAATTCGGTGAATATATTCATACCTTATTTGTTCCTACAAGCTTGAATATGGTGCGTTTTCGTCCGCTAAAAGGCACAGGGCTTATCACCATGGAAGCACGCTTGGTGTTTATTTTGGTTGATAACTTCTTTGGTGGTGATGGTCGTTACCATGCCAAAATTGAAGGCCGCGAATTTACCCCAACAGAACGCCGTATCGTGCAAATGCTGCTAAAAATTATCTTCGAAGATTATAAAGAAGCATGGGCGCCGGTAATGGATGTGTCGTTTGAGTATTTAGACTCAGAAGTAAACCCAGCCATGGCCAATATCGTTAGCCCAACAGAAGTGGTTGTTATCAGTTCATTTCACATTGAACTTGATGGTGGTGGTGGTGATTTTCACATCGCCTTGCCTTACTCAATGCTTGAACCTATCCGTGAATTACTTGATGCCGGTGTGCAATCAGATACAGAAGATACTGATTTACGCTGGAGTAAAGCACTGCGCGACGAAATTATGGATGTTGAGGTTGACTTATCAACACAGCTTCTCGAAATAGATTTAACGCTACAGCAGATTATGGAGCTTAAAGCGGGTGATATTATTCCGGTTGAAATGCCAGAGCATATCACTGTGTTTGTTGAAGAGTTACCGACATTTAGAGCAAAAATGGGCCGCTCTAGAGATAATGTTGCTCTACAAATTAGCGAAAAAATTAAACGCCCTGAATCAGTTAAGTCTGAGCTTCATGTGTTCACAAAAGGTGGCAAAAAACTGGATTCAGATGCAGAATTAGCAGAACTAGAAGAAGATCTACACCTTTCTGATGGTGTCGATTTAGACTGGTAGTCGATTTATAAGGTTAAATATAATGAGTGATGATCAAGATACAATGGACGAATGGGCTGCGGCCTTAGCCGAAGCTGAGGAAGCCGAAAATGCCACAAGTGATGCTTCTGTGGCAGAGCTTGATGAATTAAAAGATGAAAGGCATGAGCTCTCAAGTGACGAAAAACGAAAGCTTGATACCATCTTAGACATTCCGGTGACTATTTCGATGGAGGTCGGTCGTTCAAAAATCAATATTCGTAACTTATTGCAATTAAACCAAGGTTCTGTGGTTGAACTTGATCGGGTTGCAGGTGAACCGCTTGATGTGTTGGTTAATGGTACGCTAATTGCGCATGGTGAAGTGGTCGTTGTAAACGACAAGTTTGGTATTCGCTTAACGGATGTGATTAGCCAAGTAGAGCGTATTAAAAAGTTACGATGAACGCACTTATCGCTTTATCGAGTGCGTCGAGCACTGTGTTTCCAACGGCATCACCGACGGCAGATCTTCTGTCTATGGTGATGTCTTTGCTTTTGGTGTTGGTTGTTATTATTGGATTAGCCTTTTTTGTAAAAAAGCTTAATCCGAATCTCGCTAACAGTGATGAGTTTAAAGTTGTCCGAAGTTTACCGTTAGGCTCACGTGAGCGATTAATGGTGATTGAAATAGATAACGCTCAACACTTAATTGGTGTGACACCTCACAGTATTAATTACTTACATAAGCTTGAAACACCCTTAAAAGAAAAAGAATTGCCAGAACTAGCAAAACGATTTGGCAAACTATTAAACCCACAATCACCTTCTAATAAAAAGAATTAACGCTATGATCAAGTGGCTCGTTATTTTAGCAAGTGTGTTGTTTTTACCTTCCGTCAATGCAGAAGGTGTCGAAGCGCTCACTATCACCACTAACCCTGATGGCTCGCAAGATTACTCGGTAACGCTGCAAGTGTTAGCGATCATGACTGCGCTGAGCTTCATTCCTGCCGCAGTCATCATGATGACCTCATTTACACGTATCATAGTTGTACTTGCTATTTTGCGTCAGGCTATTGGTTTACAACAAACTCCATCGAATCAGATATTGCTTGGTATGTCATTGTTCTTAAGTATTTTTATAATGGCTCCTATCTACCAGCAGGTAAACGAACGTGCAATTGAGCCTTATTTAAATGAACAGGTTACTTCTACACAAGCATTGGAGCTTGCAAAAGAGCCAATGAAAGCTTTTATGCTCTCGCAAGTTCGCATAAAAGATTTAGAAACCTTCGCAAAAATTGCCGGCTACGATAAATTAGATTCACCAGAAGATACTCCGCTAATTGTTTTAATTCCTGCGTTTGTTACCAGCGAATTGCAAACGGCCTTTATCATTGGTTTTATGTTCTTCATCCCGTTTTTGATAGTTGATTTAGTTGTCGCCTCGGTATTAATGGCCATGGGTATGATGATGCTCTCACCTATGATTGTGTCCTTACCCTTTAAGATTATGCTGTTTGTGCTAGTAGATGGTTGGAGCCTTGTGATGGGCACATTGGCGAAGAGCTTTGGGCTTGGGGTGTAGCCATGCAATTACAAGCACATAATTAGGTAGGAGAGACAAAATGGAACCAGAAATTTTTGTCGATATACTCAGTGACGCGCTGTTTTTAGTCATAAAGTTAGTGTCAGCAATCGTGGTGCCAGGCTTATTAGTTGGTCTTGTAGTGGCAGTTTTCCAAGCGGCAACATCAATCAATGAGCAAACCTTAAGCTTCTTACCGCGTTTGTTAATTACCATAAGTGCACTTATTATCGGGGGCCATTGGTTTACTCAAGAGCTTATGGATTACTTTACGCGTTTAGTGATGTCGATACCGGAGATTGCAGGCTAAATGGAGTTTCCATTTGCAGTCATAATTCAATGGCTCAGTGATTTTCTACTGCCGTTGGTCCGCATAAGCTCAATGATCATGATTATGGCTGGTCTTGGCGCGAAAAACGTTCCCACACGAATTAAACTAGGTTTAGCTATTGTAGTAACGTTTGTTGCTGTACCTATGTTGCCGCAGGCAAGCTTTAATAATCTTTTCTCATTTGAAATGATATTAGTCGTGATACAGCAAATGCTGATTGGTGTTGCGATTGGCTTTGCTTCAGTCTTACTGCTCAATACCTTTGTTCTTGCCGGACAAATACTAGCAATGCAAACCGGTCTTGGTTTTGCGTCGGTCGTTGACCCGTCAAACGGTATGAATGTTCCAGCAGTGGGCCAGTTTTATCTCATTTTGGCTACTTTGCTGTTCTTTGTGTTTAACGGTCATTTGATGATGATTCAAATGGTTATTCATAGCTTTGAGGTATTGCCAATCGATGGTAATTGGTGGGCGGTGGATCATTACTGGGATATCGTTACTTGGGGCGGTTGGATGTTTACCACAGCCTTAGTACTTGCCTTGGCACCACTAACAGCTATGCTGGTTATTAACATGTCGTTTGGTGTAATGACCCGTGCAGCGCCGCAACTTAATATCTTTTCCATAGGTTTCCCGTTTACTCTTGTTGCTGGGCTTGTGATTATTTGGGCAACGCTTGGTAACTTTATGACTCAGTTTGAGTTTCAGTGGTTAAAAATGGTTGAGTTAATGTGCAGCCTTGTTGGTTGTACACCTTAGGAGCGAGCCATGGCTGAAGATTCAGGTCAAGAAAAAACCGAAGAACCCACCGGGAAAAAAATAGAAGATGCCAAGAAAAAAGGCCAAGTAGCGCGCTCAAAAGAGCTCGGCACTATGTTTGTACTTATTTTCTCAGCAATTTCGTTACTAATTTATGGTCCTGAAATCGGCAAAGGTTTGTACAACATTATGGGCCGATTATTGAGCCTGAACCGCAATGAAACCTACGACACCACTAAAATGTTCTCTGTGTGGGGAATTGTTGCTGATGCGTTGATTTTCCCTATGGCGATGTTCGTTTTTATCATTGTCATTGCTGGTTTTATAGGAAATACCTTGCTAGGCGGATTTAATTTTAGCTGGGAAGCCGCAGCACCAAAAGCGAGTAAAATGTCGCCTGCAAAAGGTATTAAACGTATGCTTGGCCCTCAAGCTGGCGTAGAGCTTGTTAAATCCATTTTGAAGTTTGCAGTGGTTGCAGGCTTTGCGGTGTTTTTAATTAATACCTTTTTTGATGAAATACTTCATTTGAGCCAAGAAAGCGCACCCAGTAATTTTATTCATGCGCTTGAGATCCTCTCTTGGATGTTTTTAGGATTGACCTGCACGTTGATAATCATCGCAGCGATTGATGCTCCATATCAAAGCCACAAGCATCATAAAGAGCTGAAGATGACCCTACAAGAAGTAAAAGACGAATACAAAAACTCAGAGGGTGACCCACAAATTAAAGCGCGTATTCGCCGTACGCAGCGTGAAATGTCGCAAAGGCGCATGATGCAAGATGTCCCCGATGCCGATGTTATTGTTACCAACCCGACTCATTACTCTGTGGCGCTAAAATATGATACAGCCAAAGCGGGTGCGCCTATTGTGCTTGCTAAAGGGGTTGATGAACTTGCTATGCAAATTCGTAAGGTTGGTAAAGGAAACGATGTGCCTATTGTTGAGTCTCCAATGCTTACTCGTGCGCTTTATCACACCACCGATGTGGGCCAGCAAATTCCGGATCAGCTGTTCACTGCAGTTGCTCAGGTTCTCGCTTATGTATTCCAGTTAAAACGCTTCCAAAAAGGGCGTGGTAAACGGCCTGTTCCACTCGACAAAAAGTTACCGATTCCAGATGGTTACAAATATTAATTCCTAGCCTTATAACTTGGAATAGTTATTGCAAATTCCGTGTAGTGTCAATTTTTTGAAATTGTTGAATTATGGAATTTAAAGCGGTATTACAACAACTTAACAGAGATAAAAAAGAATATGCTAAGGGTGTCGGTACGCCACTGCTGGTACTTGCAGCCTTGGGTATGGTTATTTTACCCCTGCCTCCATTTCTTTTAGATATTCTTTTTTCGTTTAATATCGCGTTAGCCCTAGTGGTGTTACTTGTTACTGTGTACACCATGAAACCGCTTGAGTTTGGTATGTTCCCAGCGGTACTTCTGATTGCAACCATCATGCGCTTAGCACTGAATGTAGCCAGTACCCGTGTGGTATTGCTTGAAGGTCATAATGGTGGGGACGCTGCGGGTAAAGTAATCGAGGCCTTTGGCTCGGTGGTTATCGGTGGTAACTATGCGGTTGGTTTAGTGGTCTTCCTGATTTTAATCATTATTAACTTTGTGGTTATCACCAAAGGTGCTGGCCGTA
This region includes:
- the fliR gene encoding flagellar biosynthetic protein FliR → MEFPFAVIIQWLSDFLLPLVRISSMIMIMAGLGAKNVPTRIKLGLAIVVTFVAVPMLPQASFNNLFSFEMILVVIQQMLIGVAIGFASVLLLNTFVLAGQILAMQTGLGFASVVDPSNGMNVPAVGQFYLILATLLFFVFNGHLMMIQMVIHSFEVLPIDGNWWAVDHYWDIVTWGGWMFTTALVLALAPLTAMLVINMSFGVMTRAAPQLNIFSIGFPFTLVAGLVIIWATLGNFMTQFEFQWLKMVELMCSLVGCTP
- the fliL gene encoding flagellar basal body-associated protein FliL; translated protein: MAEEANLEIEDTGKGKKKLIIIIAAVVVIVAAAAGYFLFMGGEEPVESLADETTAAEAAAPSSSAEIGSALYVAMPRPFVFNVPGASRDRIVQIKVQLLVRGEVNEETAKKHIPLIESTLLSVLSTTTADELGTSEGKESVRVAALEKVQSALNDVEGSKVIERVLFTGFVMQ
- the fliN gene encoding flagellar motor switch protein FliN, which encodes MSDDQDTMDEWAAALAEAEEAENATSDASVAELDELKDERHELSSDEKRKLDTILDIPVTISMEVGRSKINIRNLLQLNQGSVVELDRVAGEPLDVLVNGTLIAHGEVVVVNDKFGIRLTDVISQVERIKKLR
- the fliP gene encoding flagellar type III secretion system pore protein FliP (The bacterial flagellar biogenesis protein FliP forms a type III secretion system (T3SS)-type pore required for flagellar assembly.); protein product: MIKWLVILASVLFLPSVNAEGVEALTITTNPDGSQDYSVTLQVLAIMTALSFIPAAVIMMTSFTRIIVVLAILRQAIGLQQTPSNQILLGMSLFLSIFIMAPIYQQVNERAIEPYLNEQVTSTQALELAKEPMKAFMLSQVRIKDLETFAKIAGYDKLDSPEDTPLIVLIPAFVTSELQTAFIIGFMFFIPFLIVDLVVASVLMAMGMMMLSPMIVSLPFKIMLFVLVDGWSLVMGTLAKSFGLGV
- the fliQ gene encoding flagellar biosynthesis protein FliQ, with amino-acid sequence MEPEIFVDILSDALFLVIKLVSAIVVPGLLVGLVVAVFQAATSINEQTLSFLPRLLITISALIIGGHWFTQELMDYFTRLVMSIPEIAG
- a CDS encoding flagellar hook-length control protein FliK — encoded protein: MAISDINLQVKTEQGTGFSSKETESYDTASGLRFLTSLTEASEAANAQTTSQSKNDNEYSRLEKSEQESEELTVDTDYDHESATADVSDSKKNTSETVTKEQDESQTDSSLNEENSLLSQINAAQAMSTRVNKLIEDNELGDDVTAKKPVSGDSVTPIIPSPMNSMSDADKSAGNSDINNTAASVLHKSKVATAVDNQLKAGTEIAQKDAKTSDSDSPLIDKKLTVSAADTPNTVPQQSESAKETKANLSEKNSLNSLLKATGEADAQKPTSAQLAAQNNQASVASSVVAEVTNAKTVSSTEQNLDSPKVNQGIENSVTDKSIISLFAKVQSGDGKAVSEFAKGLSLTHEQQQQLEQQINQLKTDHKLDSKDAETIKNLLTELMNKTTPLQVTQNQASQLTADESQIQQDVKLSEQKTSDFKLPVGVEKQLAALTKDEQQALLNKVNAQLQTVTAGTSQFEKLTAAKAWLSEAVNTTEKTNLTTPVTTANASAVENSNTTPTRAEKLALAVGNVNNSEESSAERDIKLNAERSQEVSTPRVTQLLNQLTSPVATSIQPTAHDIAQHHHENAIDAHIMQTQTTQQAQSKSVSVDPGVMQAINIIKSDAAKMLQERVSALLNINNKEAEIRLDPPEMGSMQIRIRSDAEQAQINFVVQNQQAKEALEQSMPRLREMLAQQGIELGESSIQQGSPEQQQDGEPGQGQLAGNQHNEEQQQEVTAQSAETSRQQSSSSIDYYA
- the fliO gene encoding flagellar biosynthetic protein FliO; translated protein: MNALIALSSASSTVFPTASPTADLLSMVMSLLLVLVVIIGLAFFVKKLNPNLANSDEFKVVRSLPLGSRERLMVIEIDNAQHLIGVTPHSINYLHKLETPLKEKELPELAKRFGKLLNPQSPSNKKN
- the flhB gene encoding flagellar biosynthesis protein FlhB, with translation MAEDSGQEKTEEPTGKKIEDAKKKGQVARSKELGTMFVLIFSAISLLIYGPEIGKGLYNIMGRLLSLNRNETYDTTKMFSVWGIVADALIFPMAMFVFIIVIAGFIGNTLLGGFNFSWEAAAPKASKMSPAKGIKRMLGPQAGVELVKSILKFAVVAGFAVFLINTFFDEILHLSQESAPSNFIHALEILSWMFLGLTCTLIIIAAIDAPYQSHKHHKELKMTLQEVKDEYKNSEGDPQIKARIRRTQREMSQRRMMQDVPDADVIVTNPTHYSVALKYDTAKAGAPIVLAKGVDELAMQIRKVGKGNDVPIVESPMLTRALYHTTDVGQQIPDQLFTAVAQVLAYVFQLKRFQKGRGKRPVPLDKKLPIPDGYKY
- the fliM gene encoding flagellar motor switch protein FliM; protein product: MSDLLSQDEIDALLHGVDEVDEEDIHEGDDLDSNTLQYDFSSQDRIVRGRMPTLEIVNERFARHMRISLFNMMRRTAEVSINGVQMIKFGEYIHTLFVPTSLNMVRFRPLKGTGLITMEARLVFILVDNFFGGDGRYHAKIEGREFTPTERRIVQMLLKIIFEDYKEAWAPVMDVSFEYLDSEVNPAMANIVSPTEVVVISSFHIELDGGGGDFHIALPYSMLEPIRELLDAGVQSDTEDTDLRWSKALRDEIMDVEVDLSTQLLEIDLTLQQIMELKAGDIIPVEMPEHITVFVEELPTFRAKMGRSRDNVALQISEKIKRPESVKSELHVFTKGGKKLDSDAELAELEEDLHLSDGVDLDW